GTCGCGGGTGGCGCAGAGGTTCAGGTCCTTGCGATAGCCGTAAAGGCGCCGGCATTCGGACATGGCTTCCGGGTCATAGGCCTGCACCCGGGCGCCTTCGCGCCACAGCGCTTCCATCAGGTAGCGGCTGGGGGCTTCGCGCATGTCATCGGTGTTGGGCTTGAATGCCAGGCCCCAGATGGCAATCGATTTGCCGGCCAGGCCATCCTGGAACTGCGTCGTCAGTTTCTCGAAGAGGATGTGCCGCTGGCTGTCGTTGACGTCGGTGACGCTGCGCAACAAGCGCAGTGGCATGCCGTTTTGTTCGGCGGTGTGCAGCAAGGCCCGCAGGTCCTTGGGAAAGCACGAGCCGCCAAAACCGCAGCCGGGGTAGATGAAGTGGTAACCGATGCGTGGGTCCGAGCCGATGCCTTTGCGCACCGCTTCGATGTCGGCGCCCAGCCGCTCGGTGAGGTTGGCCAGTTCGTTCATGAAGCTGATGCGGGTGGCGAGCATGGCATTGGCGGCGTACTTGGTCAGTTCGGCGCTGCGGTTGTCCATGAACATCAGTTTTTCACGGTTGCGGCAAAAGGGCGCGTAGAGCTCCGTCATCTGGTCGCGGGCCAGCGGGTCGGCGGTGCCGACGATGATCCGGTCGGGGCGCATGCAATCGGCCAGCGCGCTGCCTTCCTTGAGAAACTCGGGGTTGGACACCACCCGCACGTTCAACTGTTTCAGGCCCCGCCGCGCCAATGCCTGGCGGGCGCATTCGGCGACTTTGTCGGCCGTGCCCACCGGCACCGTGGACTTGATGACCAGGGTGCGGTCGCTGTCCATGAAGTCGGCGATTTGCCGGGTGACGGCCAGCACATGGCTCAGGTCTGCCGAGCCGTCTTCATCGGCGGGAGTACCGACGGCGATGAAAATCAGCTCGCCATGGTTGACCGCGTCGCTGGCCTGGGAACTGAAGGACAGGCGTCCGGCCTTGATAGTGTCTTCGAGCAAACTGGACAGCCCCGGCTCGCTGATGGTCGGTACGGCCTGTTGCAGTTGCCGGATTTTGTTCGGGTCGATATCGACGCACAAAACGCGGTGTCCGACGTCGGCCATTGCGGCCGCCTGGATCAATCCGACATACCCCGTACCAAATACGCTCACGTCCATTTTTGGCGCGCCTCGCAGACCGAATGATGTAACTCGGATGAAACTGTTTAGAGGGGTATAGCGCAGCTTCAGGAAAGCGTGTCAGCAAAATGACAGTTGTCAGTGTTGGCAATTCAAGTGAAATCGGGCCTTTTGATATCAAGTCCTTGACTGTCTTAGTAAAGTGGCTGTTTTATTGGGTATTACGGGAATTTGACAAAGCGATAAACGGTAGTAATCCATAGGTTTTTACATTTTGTGACAGCATTTCGTGTCATTTTTGGGGTAACTTTTTTTTGACGCGTGCTTCGGATGAAGCATTTCTTGCGCTTTGAAAATCGGCTGCTACCGTGCAGGAACGAAGCGTTTTTGACACTGCGATCTGGTCGAGGAAAACATGGTCCGTTACCTCAAGGAACTGCTGCTGGTTCTGTACCTGTTCAAGGGGTACGACTATTACCTCGACCGTCTCAACGCGTTGGGCCTGGGGTTCGCAACGTTGCTGTTCGGCGTCATGTTCGCGGTGCTGGTGCTGGCGCTGTGGATGACTGCCTACATACGCCAGACCCTGGTGAGGCATATGTTTGCCTTGGCGATGTTTGTTTCAGCGGTGTTTTTCGAGGTCTACACCCGCGTCACGGACAGTTACCTGACCTATAGCCAGTTCGTTTCACTGGTGTACTCGGGGGATTTATCCAAGAGGCGGCCTATCAGTACCGTGGCGTGATTATCAGCGCGGCGATCAGCGGCTTGCTGCTGTTGTTCGGCATCGCCCTCAAGCCTCGGCGGGCGGTGCGGTTGCCCGGTTACCTGCCGATAGCGGCGCCCATGCTGGGGGTGTTGTTGCTCAGTGGCGTGTTGTTCGTGCGGGCGGGCGAGGGCGCGCGGGGCCTGCCGATGATGTACACGCCGTTGGTCTATTTGAATCTGTTTGCCTACGAGTCCTTGCACAGCACCATCGGTCCTCGGGAGCCCGTCACCCTGGTGCGACGGTCATCTTTGATCGAGCAGGATATTGTGCTGATCATTGATGAAAGCGTTGGCGGTAATTACCTGGATATCAACGCGCCATTCGGCGTCCACACCGGGCTGAAGGCGCCGCCCGAGGGCGTGGACATCGTCAATTTCGGCTATGCGGCCTCCATCGCCAATTGCAGCTCCGACACCAACGTCACCCTGCGCTATGGCGGCACGCGCGCCGACTACACGCGCATCAACAGCACCCGGCCGTCGATCTGGCAATATGCCAAGAAGGCTGGTTTGCGTACCGTCTACATCGACGCCCAGCGCACGGGTGGCTACCTGCAGAACCTGATGACCGATCTGGAAAAACAGGACATCGACGAATTCATCCAATTCGACCACGCCAGCGTGCGCGACCGCGACATGGCGGCGGCGGCGAAGTTGATCGAACTGCTGGGCGACAACCAGGCCGAACTGGTGGTGATCAACAAGGTGGGGGCGCATTTCCCGGTACACGACAAATACCCCGACGAGTTCATGAACTACCGCCCGGCATTGCCGCGAGGGCAGTTCCAGGAAGTATCCGACACCGGCAGCCGCGACGGCTTCAACGGCCAGAAAGATGACTGGTTGCTGTACCGCAACGCTTACCAGAACACCTTGCTGTGGAACGTCGGCGAGTTCTTCAAACGAATCTTCCAGCAGGGCGATTTGAGCCATGCTGTGTTGATCTACACCTCCGACCACGGCCAGGACCTGCACGAGCGCGGCAACCCCGGGCTCAACACCCATTGCGGCGGTGACCCGGTGGCCGAAGAAGGGTTGGTGCCGTTGGTCATCATCCAGGGCAGCCAATTGCACAGCCTCGATTGGCGCCAGGCCTGGGCTCGGAACAAGGACCGCTCAAGCCACTACAACATCTTCCCTACGCTGTTGCAGCTGATGGGGTACGAGCCGGCTGGGGTCGAAGCGATCTATGGCAAGTCCCTGGACCAACCGACCGATGACGACTTCACCTTCAACTACCGCTTCAACGCGCGGCTGGGGGCGAAACCGGCGTGGAAACACATTGACCTGGACCATATCGTCACACCGCAGCCTGGCCAGGCTGAAATGGCGGTGGGGCATTGATTGGCGGTCCCTATGCGCTGAGCTTTTTGTGGGAGCGAGCTTGCTCGCGATAGCTTCGGCACATCCAACATCACCGCGACTGATACACCGCCTTCGCGAGCAAGCTCGCTCCCACAGGTTTTTTTGTCGCCTGCAAATCCGCGGCCGAACGCCGATCCAATTGTGGGAGCGAGCCTGCTCGCGATAGCGTCGGCACATCCAACATCACCGCGACTGATACACCGCCTTCGCGAGCAAGCTCGCTCCCACAGGTTTTTTTGTCGCCTGCAAATCCGCGGCCGAACGCCGATCCAATTGTGGGAGCGAGCCTGCTCGCGATAGCGTCGGCACATCCAACATCACCGCGACTGATTGTAGTGGTCAACTTTTTCCGGACACCTCAATCGGTGTTTTTCAGGCTGCTTGCCGCTCATACTGATTGGGCGGCAAATAGCCCAAGGATGAGTGCATTCGCCTTTCGTTATAGAACCGCACAATGTAGTCCGTGATGTCCTTGATCGCTTCGCCATGGTTGGCGTAATCCTTCCTCCAAACACGCTCCATCTTCAGATTCAAGAAGAAGCGCTCCATGACCGCGTTGTCCCAGCAGTTACCCCGGCGACTCATGCTGCAGCGCATTCCATGCCGCGTCAGCAAGTCCTGGTAAGCAGTGCCCGCATATTGGCTGCCTCGATCCGAATGCGCGGTCAGACCCGGTTCAGGTTGTCTCTGCGCGATGGCCAGTTGCATCGCACTACACACTAACTCTGCCCGCATGTGCGGTGCCATGGCCCAGCCCACGATCTTGCGTGAGTACAAATCCATGACGGCCGCCAAGTACAACCAACCACTTCGGGTGCGGATGTAGGTGATGTCAGCGACCCATGCCTGGTTGATGCGCCCGGGGTTGAACTGGCGATTGAGTAGGTTCTCAGCCACCGGAAAATTGTGATTGCTGTCGGTGGTATGAACGAACTTACGCTTCCAGATCGGACGCAAATCCTGTTGTTTCATCAGGCGACGGACCTTGTGTCGTCCGATGGACACGCCATCGCCGCACAGTGCTTTCACCAAACGACGGCTGCCGTAACAGTGCTCATAGGACACGAATGCAGCCTTGACCTGGGCCGCAACCGAGCAGGCAGGTTT
The sequence above is drawn from the Pseudomonas sp. St316 genome and encodes:
- a CDS encoding UDP-glucose/GDP-mannose dehydrogenase family protein produces the protein MDVSVFGTGYVGLIQAAAMADVGHRVLCVDIDPNKIRQLQQAVPTISEPGLSSLLEDTIKAGRLSFSSQASDAVNHGELIFIAVGTPADEDGSADLSHVLAVTRQIADFMDSDRTLVIKSTVPVGTADKVAECARQALARRGLKQLNVRVVSNPEFLKEGSALADCMRPDRIIVGTADPLARDQMTELYAPFCRNREKLMFMDNRSAELTKYAANAMLATRISFMNELANLTERLGADIEAVRKGIGSDPRIGYHFIYPGCGFGGSCFPKDLRALLHTAEQNGMPLRLLRSVTDVNDSQRHILFEKLTTQFQDGLAGKSIAIWGLAFKPNTDDMREAPSRYLMEALWREGARVQAYDPEAMSECRRLYGYRKDLNLCATRDDTLEDADALVICTEWKNFRVVDFDLLASKLRARVIIDGRNLYNPEQLAAAGLLYRGIGLRHTVPGTPASGPQA
- a CDS encoding IS3 family transposase (programmed frameshift), whose amino-acid sequence is MTKKYRKFDPDFKLKVCKMIVDQGLSVNSVCTDLGLSDTAVRRWVQQYQAEQLGGAGIGKPLTSEQQRIRQLEQQVRELKTDNEIFKKSYGLLCPRVEVIHRLVHQIQCKAYPVARVCRVLRISRSGFYEARQRRLKPKPACSVAAQVKAAFVSYEHCYGSRRLVKALCGDGVSIGRHKVRRLMKQQDLRPIWKRKFVHTTDSNHNFPVAENLLNRQFNPGRINQAWVADITYIRTRSGWLYLAAVMDLYSRKIVGWAMAPHMRAELVCSAMQLAIAQRQPEPGLTAHSDRGSQYAGTAYQDLLTRHGMRCSMSRRGNCWDNAVMERFFLNLKMERVWRKDYANHGEAIKDITDYIVRFYNERRMHSSLGYLPPNQYERQAA